The Schistocerca gregaria isolate iqSchGreg1 chromosome 2, iqSchGreg1.2, whole genome shotgun sequence genome contains the following window.
atgaGTCGATACACGGGACACGGGTTTTTCAAGGAAAGAAACAGTATTATGTAACAGAACGCTAGGTACCTTCTGCATGCACTTCACCGTGGTTTGCATACCATGTATGCATATGGAAATAAGCTGGCGCTGCAGCCTTGCAATTAATGTTTGTTTTTCGTCCCGTGTTCTCAGACGACGGCGCTGCTGAGCCGTAACGGCGCACTGTCACAGTCGCCCTCCCTGACGGAGTTCGCCGCCTTCTGCAACGAGGTCGGCAACTCAGGCGGTGCTCCCAACCCCTTCTTAGAGGTGCTGTGCCGCCAGGTGGCCGAGAGGACAGCCACGCAGCCGCCTCCCACCACCACCATATCCTGGAATGGGGCGGAGGCACTCAACGCGTCGGGAGAAACATCTGCCTTCAACACTGACCTGGCAACGCCTCTGATTACACAACAAGATGAGCAAGAGGCAGTAAAACAAGCAAACGACAGTGGCGTAATTCCTCAAGAAACAAATTACACTTCAGAGTTccagtcacttacgaatgaaagtCTCAACGTGTCCAATGGGCTCCCAGGTGGAGAGCAATCAGTAATCGTTCTTAACAACACATTTGCACAAGAGCAAGTAGATCTTGAAGTAAGCGGTGGTTCAGATTTTAGCTGGAATGTAGGTGTACCGACAGCGACGACAGGTGAGCAAAGCAATGGATCTGTTGTAGAACCGAAGAACAAACTCCTTCATATAAAACCGCACAACACAACTAGCAGTAGATCTGTTGTTGAGCCACAGAACAAACTGCTTCATATAGAACCACATAACGTGACTACCTTTTATGTGGGAGTAGAGGAGCAGAGTGAACTCGTTGGCGATGATGACCATAATGGACGTAACAGTACTGGCTCTCTCCAGGCACCAATCACAAGTGCGAAGACACTGAAACGAGGAGACCAAATGCCAGCGCCAGGAAATAAAAGTAATGATTCACCTGCAGTTCGAGAAAGTCCTAGAAACCAGACTTTTAATAATACAGAAACGCATGACCAGTTACCACAAGTCGAACCACAGCAATCGCTAGATGAGGGAGGACTATTTATTCAGCAATCTGGCATCCACAATTCTAATGAAACGCCGAGCATAAATCAGTCACCCGATACTACTCATGTACTGGAGAAAGAACAGAATGATGTCCCAGACGACAGAAATACAGCTACAGAAGAGTCGACAAGTGAAGCGCAACTGTATGTGGAACAGCTATCAACTAGTGTAACATCAGAAACTGAAGAACCTATTACTATAGAAGTAGCGAGAGATGGCTTATACATATCTTCATCAGGAAGTAACATAACTAGAGTCGAAATTCAAGACGCAGGACATGGAAGCACTGCTAATGTGTCTTCCATACAGTCTGGAATCCAAGTAGGAGAGGTTAATAACTCCACATTCATACCATCAGACTTTGGACCGGAACCTGGAATAATTAAGGAAGCGCCAAATAGCATCATCGACGCTTTCTCTGAAGTTCAGAACCTGAGTTCGCAAAATATTCCAACTCAAGAATTTGGCACAACGCAATCTACGAATGGGGAATCAGCTACTGAAAATGAACAGTCGTTAGTCTCAGAGCAAGTAACAAGCGGGGGACAATCATCAATTGATCAGACTGCAGAAGGTGTTCTACGAGATTCACCAGCTATGGATACGCAGCTAGATCAGGGAGAAGGAATATTTACACCAAAACCAGAGCCTGCAGTGGATCTAGTTGAAGCGGATGTAGCCACAACTGAATTGACCGTCTTCAGCACAGAAAGTACAGTTGTCCTCACACAAAAGCCAGCACTTATTAATAGTGAGGAGTCAAAAGTGCAGCCACCGGTTATACTGGAAGAAAACCTGGGAAATTCTAATTCAACTGCAGTGCAACCTACTAGTGGAGGAATGAGTTCAACAGTACCATCAAATAACTCGGCATCAGAACAGGACCCCTTGAGCAGCAACCAAAACAAAGCGAATGGTGGCCAAGGAACGTCAGTTAGAGAAACAGAGGAAAATTCCGATAACAGATCAGAAAATCAGACTGTGGACTTCTCATCACAAATATTACCAGGTAATTCTGAAGTATCAGATTCTACAGGTTTGGGTGGTACCAGCCTACCACATGGAGTCAGCAGCTCCGACCAGAGTGCTAAGTCTCCCCCACAGGTTGGGTTGTCAGGAAGCAATTCAGGTGGATTCACTAGCCAGTTCCTGGATGGTGTGCCCTCTTCCGAAGGAAATTCAGTTGCTTCTGCATCACTACCACCAAATCCTGCTGGATCCTTGAGCCAATCCCCAGTTGGAGTGTCACCTTCTGAAGGAAATTCCCTTGCTTCTGCACCACTTCCACCTAACTCTGTGGGATCCAGCAGTCAGTCCCCCTTTGGAGAGTCATCTTCTGAAGGGAATTCAGTTGTTTCTGCTTCACACCTACTCAATCCTGCAGGATCCACCAGCCAGTCCCCAGTTGAGTTGTCATCTTCTGAAGGGAATGCAGTTGGTTCTACATCACTTCTACCTAATCCTGGATCAACCAGCCAGCCCCCCATCGGACTGTCATCTTCTGAAGGAAATTCAGTTGCTTCCACATCGCTCCCAGCTACCCCTGAAGGGGACTTTGTGGGAGATTCTATCCTCATCATGAAAGAGATGACGACCAAGTTTCTGGAAGGTTTGGCGGAGGTTCACTGCCGCCAGGTGGTGAACGACTTCTGGAAGAACGTAACCGAAGTCTTCAGAAGAGTGTCCGCTTCTCACAAGCCTACAGTGTGGGATATGACGTCGAGCGTAAGGGAGGTTCTGGAATCGTACCGCAGAGAGAGCCCCTACTGGGAGACGATCGCCGCCCAGCTAGAGGAGGCGACCTCGGACCTCCGGTGGCGGCAGCTGCTGGGCTCTTTGGCGGTGCAGCGGCGCGGCGACGTCGCGTCGCAGCTGCGGCTGGTGTTGGCAGCGCGACAGCTGCGGGCGGCGGTGCGCGCCGCGCTCACCAGCCCGGAGTGCCGCGCGGCGGGCGCGCAGCCATCCGCCGACAGCTGCGAACATTTCGTGCTGTGCTACCGCGTCGGATGGCAGTGGCGCGCGCTCACGCTCAGCT
Protein-coding sequences here:
- the LOC126336985 gene encoding uncharacterized protein LOC126336985; translation: MGAYMVLAFLLLTTALLSRNGALSQSPSLTEFAAFCNEVGNSGGAPNPFLEVLCRQVAERTATQPPPTTTISWNGAEALNASGETSAFNTDLATPLITQQDEQEAVKQANDSGVIPQETNYTSEFQSLTNESLNVSNGLPGGEQSVIVLNNTFAQEQVDLEVSGGSDFSWNVGVPTATTGEQSNGSVVEPKNKLLHIKPHNTTSSRSVVEPQNKLLHIEPHNVTTFYVGVEEQSELVGDDDHNGRNSTGSLQAPITSAKTLKRGDQMPAPGNKSNDSPAVRESPRNQTFNNTETHDQLPQVEPQQSLDEGGLFIQQSGIHNSNETPSINQSPDTTHVLEKEQNDVPDDRNTATEESTSEAQLYVEQLSTSVTSETEEPITIEVARDGLYISSSGSNITRVEIQDAGHGSTANVSSIQSGIQVGEVNNSTFIPSDFGPEPGIIKEAPNSIIDAFSEVQNLSSQNIPTQEFGTTQSTNGESATENEQSLVSEQVTSGGQSSIDQTAEGVLRDSPAMDTQLDQGEGIFTPKPEPAVDLVEADVATTELTVFSTESTVVLTQKPALINSEESKVQPPVILEENLGNSNSTAVQPTSGGMSSTVPSNNSASEQDPLSSNQNKANGGQGTSVRETEENSDNRSENQTVDFSSQILPGNSEVSDSTGLGGTSLPHGVSSSDQSAKSPPQVGLSGSNSGGFTSQFLDGVPSSEGNSVASASLPPNPAGSLSQSPVGVSPSEGNSLASAPLPPNSVGSSSQSPFGESSSEGNSVVSASHLLNPAGSTSQSPVELSSSEGNAVGSTSLLPNPGSTSQPPIGLSSSEGNSVASTSLPATPEGDFVGDSILIMKEMTTKFLEGLAEVHCRQVVNDFWKNVTEVFRRVSASHKPTVWDMTSSVREVLESYRRESPYWETIAAQLEEATSDLRWRQLLGSLAVQRRGDVASQLRLVLAARQLRAAVRAALTSPECRAAGAQPSADSCEHFVLCYRVGWQWRALTLSCPRGSAFSRSERRCVWRPLADCRPDPLIRRWFDDDGDSDSDSDSDSDSDSDSDSDSDSDSSEDRRWSLSGQGHSLYRMFDFRH